In Musa acuminata AAA Group cultivar baxijiao chromosome BXJ2-10, Cavendish_Baxijiao_AAA, whole genome shotgun sequence, a genomic segment contains:
- the LOC135624367 gene encoding ethylene-responsive transcription factor WIN1-like has protein sequence MVQSKKFRGVRQRHWGSWVSEIRHPLLKRRVWLGTFETAEEAARAYDEAAVLMSGRNAKTNFPVPRTPEGDATADASSKALSEVLSAKLRKCCKTTPSSSLTCLRLDTEKSHIGVWQKRPGTRDSSSWVMTVELGNASHGRQDAGEAMMAPTSPLAVEGASSQEAVGGMDEEERLALQMIEELLGRNRPNSPSHAGIEGEDSIFL, from the exons ATGGTACAGTCGAAGAAGTTCCGAGGAGTCCGGCAGCGCCACTGGGGCTCCTGGGTCTCTGAGATAAGACATCCTCTCCT GAAGCGAAGGGTGTGGCTTGGCACCTTCGAGACGGCAGAGGAGGCCGCCCGAGCCTACGACGAGGCCGCGGTGCTCATGAGCGGACGCAACGCGAAGACCAACTTCCCGGTGCCCCGCACCCCGGAGGGCGACGCCACCGCCGACGCCTCCTCCAAGGCCCTGTCGGAGGTCCTCAGCGCCAAGCTCCGCAAGTGCTGCAAGACCACCCCCTCCTCCTCCCTCACCTGCCTCCGGCTCGACACCGAGAAGTCTCACATCGGGGTGTGGCAGAAGCGCCCCGGCACCCGCGACAGCTCCAGCTGGGTCATGACCGTGGAGCTCGGCAACGCGAGCCACGGCCGACAAGACGCCGGGGAGGCGATGATGGCGCCGACGTCGCCCCTCGCTGTGGAGGGGGCGTCGTCCCAGGAGGCGGTCGGAGGGATGGACGAGGAGGAGAGGCTGGCGTTGCAGATGATAGAAGAGCTCCTCGGCAGGAACCGCCCAAACTCTCCCTCCCATGCAGGGATAGAAGGTGAAGACAGCATTTTCCTCTAG
- the LOC103969342 gene encoding SPX domain-containing protein 1, translating into MKFGKSLGNQIEDALPEWRDKFLSYKDLKKRLKLISGGGGERLAKRPKVADDVGPGDRDPSSAPESAAMPVIEEEDDFMRLLEAELDKFNTFFVEKEEEYIIRQKDLQDRVVEAISKDSKEELMKVRKEIVDLHGEIVLLENYSALNYTGLAKILKKYDKRTGALIRQPFIQKVLQQPFFTTDVLYKLVKECEAMLDRLFPKIETSTSTEDCDGQNREQKPAKPRSSLVGGVPESEEIEYMESLYMKSTIAALRAMKEIRGGSSTVSFFSLPPLKSNGLEERWNNVPVLEQAAK; encoded by the exons ATGAAATTCGGGAAGAGTCTTGGTAACCAGATCGAGGACGCGCTGCCGGAGTGGCGGGATAAGTTCCTCTCGTACAAGGACCTCAAGAAGCGCCTCAAGCTCATCTCCGGTGGCGGCGGAGAGAGGCTAGCCAAACGGCCCAAGGTGGCCGACGATGTGGGGCCTGGGGATCGCGATCCTTCCTCGGCGCCGGAAAGCGCGGCGATGCCGGTGATCGAGGAGGAGGATGATTTCATGAGGCTCCTTGAGGCCGAGCTCGACAAGTTCAATACCTTCTTCGTTGAGAAGGAGGAAGAGTACATCATACGCCAGAAG GACCTGCAGGATCGAGTTGTGGAAGCCATCTCGAAGGATTCCAAGGAGGAGTTGATGAAAGTGAGAAAGGAAATTGTAGACCTCCATGGAGAGATTGTCCTCCTCGAGAACTACAGTGCCCTCAACTATACTG GGCTAGCGAAAATACTGAAGAAGTATGACAAGAGAACAGGAGCACTTATTCGGCAGCCATTTATCCAAAAGGTGCTGCAGCAGCCCTTCTTCACCACTGATGTGTTATACAAACTTGTGAAGGAGTGTGAGGCCATGCTAGACCGACTCTTCCCCAAGATCGAAACATCGACATCCACGGAAGACTGTGACGGGCAGAACAGAGAGCAGAAGCCGGCAAAACCGAGATCCTCATTGGTTGGAGGAGTTCCAGAGTCGGAGGAGATTGAATACATGGAGAGCTTGTACATGAAGAGTACCATTGCGGCCTTGCGGGCCATGAAAGAGATCAGGGGTGGAAGTTCCACCGTGAGCTTTTTCTCATTGCCTCCCTTGAAGAGCAATGGATTGGAAGAAAGGTGGAACAATGTTCCTGTATTAGAACAAGCAGCCAAGTGA